The region ACCAGCGGCAGGTAGGGCAGGTGCAGGGGAGGCCTGGCCCAGCGGGGGAGCAGGGCCACCGCCGCCGCTGCGAGCAGGGCGTACGGCGCGCGGGCGACGAGCGGCAGCGGCGGGTTCAACAGCAGGAACCGGGCGGTCGAGCGGGCTTCGGGCGTGCCCTCCAGCTCCGGGCGGAACCCCTCCAGCCTCGCGGCCAGATCGGCTTCCGTCTCCGGCGGGTCGGGCACCCCGAGCTCGCGGGCGATGCGGGCGGTGTCCGCCACGTAGCCGTCGCGGCCCTCCTGGTCCAGCGGCGCGGTGCCGTAGCGGCTGTGCGCGCGCAGGAAGCTGTCGATCTCCGCGAGGTGCACCCACTCGAGCAGGTGCGGGTCCGATGCCGAGTACGGCCGCCCGTCCGGTGCCGTTCCCCTGACGGCCGCGTGCACGGACCTGATCCGCTCGATGGTCGCGCGGGCCTCGGCCTCGGGACCGAACGTCGTCGAGGCGAGGAAGTAGCTGGTGCGGGCGAGCCGGCCCCACGGGTCCCCGCGGTAGCCGGAGTGCCCCGCGACGCCGGCCATCGCCAACGGGTGCAGGGACTGCAGGAGCAGCGCCCGGAGCCCCCCGACGAACATCGACGCGTCCCCGTGCACCGCCCGGATCGGGCGGTCCTCGCCGAACCAGCGCGGGCCGGGCGCCTCGTGGATCCGG is a window of Pseudonocardia sp. T1-2H DNA encoding:
- a CDS encoding oxygenase MpaB family protein, with translation MVSLPAGVSDLRARLGAGVFEKVAGAEGPQRRVRIHEAPGPRWFGEDRPIRAVHGDASMFVGGLRALLLQSLHPLAMAGVAGHSGYRGDPWGRLARTSYFLASTTFGPEAEARATIERIRSVHAAVRGTAPDGRPYSASDPHLLEWVHLAEIDSFLRAHSRYGTAPLDQEGRDGYVADTARIARELGVPDPPETEADLAARLEGFRPELEGTPEARSTARFLLLNPPLPLVARAPYALLAAAAVALLPRWARPPLHLPYLPLVEQTAVRAAGGLVTRGIRWVMAPPAR